A stretch of Comamonadaceae bacterium M7527 DNA encodes these proteins:
- the hemE gene encoding uroporphyrinogen decarboxylase, which translates to MFAPLQNDTFIRACLRQSTTHTPIWLMRQAGRYLSEYRDTRAKAGSFMGLATNTDYATEVTLQPLERFDLDAAILFSDILTVPDAMGLGLSFAIGEGPKFAKTVRDEAAVNALAVPDMAKLQYVFDAVTSIRKALNGRVPLIGFSGSPWTLACYMVEGGGSSDYRLVKTLMYQRPDLMHRILDINAQSVAQYLNTQIEAGAQAAMIFDSWGGVLADGMFQQFSMAYTRRVLELVHTEYEGVRIPRIVFTKGGGMWLDDMGQLPCDVLGMDWTVNLAHARAKLGNTHALQGNLDPNSLFAAPERVAQLGRDVLDSFGKPHTGEGTGPTHIFNLGHGINQFTPPESVAALVEAVHSHSKAMRA; encoded by the coding sequence ATGTTTGCTCCACTACAAAACGACACCTTCATACGCGCTTGCTTGCGCCAGTCCACCACCCATACCCCCATTTGGCTCATGCGCCAAGCTGGGCGCTACCTATCTGAATACCGCGACACGCGGGCCAAAGCAGGCAGTTTTATGGGCTTGGCCACCAACACCGACTACGCCACAGAGGTCACGCTGCAGCCGCTTGAGCGCTTCGATCTGGACGCGGCGATTTTGTTCTCGGACATTCTTACGGTGCCAGACGCCATGGGCCTGGGGCTTAGCTTTGCCATTGGCGAGGGCCCCAAATTTGCCAAAACCGTGCGCGATGAAGCCGCTGTCAACGCCTTGGCTGTGCCAGACATGGCCAAGCTGCAATACGTATTTGACGCGGTGACATCCATTCGCAAAGCGCTCAACGGGCGCGTACCGCTGATAGGCTTTTCAGGCAGCCCATGGACGTTGGCTTGCTACATGGTTGAGGGCGGCGGCTCCAGCGACTACCGCCTGGTTAAAACGCTGATGTACCAGCGCCCAGACCTGATGCACCGCATCTTGGACATCAACGCGCAATCTGTGGCGCAGTATCTCAACACCCAAATCGAAGCAGGCGCACAGGCCGCCATGATTTTTGACAGCTGGGGCGGTGTGTTGGCCGACGGTATGTTTCAGCAGTTCAGCATGGCCTACACCCGCCGCGTGCTAGAGCTGGTACACACCGAGTACGAGGGTGTGCGTATTCCACGCATTGTGTTTACCAAGGGCGGCGGCATGTGGCTGGACGACATGGGCCAACTGCCATGTGATGTGCTGGGTATGGACTGGACGGTCAACCTGGCCCATGCGCGCGCAAAACTGGGCAACACCCACGCCTTGCAAGGCAACCTGGACCCCAACTCTTTGTTTGCAGCACCTGAACGTGTGGCACAGCTGGGCCGTGACGTACTAGACAGTTTTGGCAAGCCACACACCGGCGAGGGCACTGGCCCCACCCATATTTTCAACCTGGGTCATGGCATTAACCAGTTCACACCACCAGAAAGCGTGGCAGCGCTGGTAGAGGCGGTGCATAGCCACTCAAAAGCCATGCGTGCTTAG
- a CDS encoding histidine phosphatase family protein: protein MGHLYLVRHGQASFGADNYDQLSPLGAQQSVRLGKYFAAKGWQFDTVVTGSLARHTQTWAGIEQGMGLTAGAMHVQVEPGLNEYDSHAVIAAIHPGPLPAVSEPGAYQTYFRLLRDGLRAWMDGVLTPQGMPNYDDFRAGILEALKRVRDDNLGKRVLVVSSGGPISTTMGYLLGTSAETTIELNYQIRNTALTECRITRKGLRLVGFNGLPHLDGVGDEGMHTHT from the coding sequence ATGGGACACCTCTATCTAGTACGCCATGGCCAGGCTTCTTTTGGCGCCGACAACTACGACCAGCTCAGCCCACTGGGCGCACAGCAAAGCGTTCGTCTAGGCAAATACTTTGCGGCCAAAGGCTGGCAATTTGACACCGTGGTCACAGGCAGCCTGGCGCGCCACACTCAAACGTGGGCAGGCATAGAGCAAGGCATGGGGCTGACAGCAGGCGCCATGCACGTGCAGGTAGAACCCGGCTTGAACGAATACGACAGCCACGCAGTCATAGCCGCCATACACCCAGGGCCACTGCCTGCTGTCAGCGAGCCAGGCGCCTACCAAACCTATTTCCGCCTGCTGCGCGACGGTCTGCGCGCGTGGATGGACGGCGTGCTCACACCACAAGGCATGCCCAACTACGACGACTTTAGAGCGGGCATATTGGAGGCACTCAAACGTGTGCGCGATGACAACCTGGGCAAGCGCGTGTTGGTGGTCAGCAGCGGTGGACCCATCTCTACAACAATGGGCTACCTGCTGGGCACATCAGCAGAAACAACGATTGAGCTGAACTACCAAATACGCAACACGGCGCTGACTGAATGCCGGATTACGCGCAAGGGGTTGAGACTGGTTGGCTTTAATGGGCTGCCGCACCTGGACGGTGTGGGGGATGAGGGCATGCATACGCATACCTGA
- a CDS encoding DMT family transporter — translation MNKQPQEIKGYVLGLMGVTIFAATLPITKIAVGSADAPLMSGQFVTLARAAIAALLSALWLLWVRPPLPRAREWLWLAITAGGVVIGFPLFMGLAMRHVDGIHASVVLGALPLVTAVFSALLHGQRAPAKFWCAALLGTALVMLFAMWQTPNAHTTAWGSFAVSSADLLLLAAVVCASMGYTTGAQLARTHRSETVISWALVIASPITLPGMWLTWPTDTMPTASWLALGYVALFSMWIGFFAWYRGLALGGVMRVSQVQLLQPFLGILFSIPLLGEQWSWTAAVFAAAVVACVMVGRRALRNAQ, via the coding sequence GTGAACAAACAGCCACAAGAGATCAAGGGCTATGTGCTGGGCCTGATGGGCGTCACCATTTTTGCCGCCACTTTACCCATTACAAAAATTGCAGTGGGCAGCGCAGACGCGCCGCTGATGAGCGGCCAGTTTGTAACGCTGGCACGCGCGGCCATTGCGGCACTGCTAAGCGCACTGTGGTTGCTGTGGGTGCGCCCGCCACTGCCGCGTGCGCGCGAATGGCTTTGGCTGGCCATTACCGCCGGTGGTGTGGTCATTGGCTTTCCGCTGTTTATGGGCTTGGCCATGCGCCACGTTGACGGCATACATGCCAGTGTGGTGCTGGGTGCGCTGCCGTTGGTGACTGCCGTATTCAGTGCGTTGCTGCACGGTCAGCGCGCACCTGCAAAATTTTGGTGTGCAGCCCTTTTGGGAACAGCATTAGTGATGCTGTTTGCCATGTGGCAAACACCGAATGCACACACCACTGCATGGGGCAGCTTTGCTGTTAGCAGCGCAGACCTGTTGTTGCTGGCCGCTGTGGTGTGTGCATCTATGGGCTACACCACCGGCGCGCAGCTGGCGCGAACCCATCGTTCAGAGACAGTCATCAGTTGGGCGCTGGTGATTGCCAGCCCCATCACTTTGCCCGGCATGTGGCTCACGTGGCCAACCGACACCATGCCCACCGCATCTTGGTTGGCGCTGGGCTACGTGGCTTTGTTTTCTATGTGGATAGGTTTTTTTGCGTGGTACCGCGGCTTGGCACTGGGCGGTGTCATGCGCGTGAGCCAGGTGCAATTGCTGCAGCCATTTCTGGGCATCTTGTTTTCTATTCCACTATTGGGCGAGCAATGGTCTTGGACCGCCGCCGTCTTTGCCGCCGCTGTAGTGGCATGCGTGATGGTGGGCCGGCGCGCCTTGCGCAACGCCCAATAG
- a CDS encoding LysE family translocator produces MPVSELTALLVLATAASFTPGPNTTLSTTMGAQAGVRHALPFTLGVPVGWCALLLLSALGVGATLTQQPQLRGLIVSVGSGYLLWLAWRLARAPSKLSALAQTPLRIGFWQGVALQFVNIKGWMLALSIAAGWLNDPATLWQRALWVLPLMAFYGFSSNLLYAWVGSQLRAWLQEGARMAWFNKGMGGLLGATAVWMLLTNVVLT; encoded by the coding sequence ATACCTGTCTCAGAACTCACCGCTTTGCTGGTGCTTGCCACCGCCGCGAGCTTCACACCCGGGCCCAACACCACCTTGTCAACAACCATGGGGGCACAAGCCGGCGTGCGTCATGCGCTGCCATTTACCCTGGGCGTACCCGTGGGTTGGTGTGCATTGCTGCTGCTAAGCGCCTTGGGCGTAGGGGCCACGCTCACGCAGCAGCCGCAGTTGCGCGGCCTGATTGTGAGTGTTGGCTCTGGCTATTTGTTGTGGCTTGCATGGCGCTTGGCACGCGCGCCTTCCAAACTCAGCGCATTGGCACAAACGCCACTGCGAATAGGGTTTTGGCAAGGTGTGGCCTTGCAGTTTGTCAACATCAAAGGCTGGATGTTGGCCTTGAGCATTGCCGCGGGTTGGCTCAACGACCCCGCCACGCTGTGGCAGCGCGCGTTGTGGGTGTTGCCACTGATGGCGTTTTACGGATTCAGCAGCAACTTGCTGTACGCATGGGTGGGCTCACAGCTGCGTGCCTGGCTGCAAGAGGGCGCGCGCATGGCCTGGTTTAACAAAGGCATGGGCGGCTTGCTAGGCGCCACCGCTGTGTGGATGCTTCTGACAAACGTGGTGCTGACGTGA
- a CDS encoding thioredoxin family protein, whose translation MATFKTLMAFPMLATVVWLVWVLGQQTSMNGAAALLLVMLALAFAVWAWQRGANPRATRVWRAIAAGLLAVIVWAFWAPATTVLNTATTSTTSSSNSAAGWQPWTPTAVEQHLAQGQLVFVDFTAAWCVTCQVNKLTTLASTDVLQAFEANNVALLQADWTKRDPAITAALNALGRSGVPTYAVYRAGAAPVVLTEIPSPAEVIAAVSR comes from the coding sequence ATGGCCACTTTTAAAACACTCATGGCCTTCCCCATGCTGGCCACTGTGGTGTGGCTGGTATGGGTGCTGGGCCAGCAAACCAGCATGAATGGCGCAGCAGCCCTGCTGCTCGTCATGCTGGCGCTGGCCTTTGCGGTATGGGCTTGGCAACGAGGCGCAAACCCCAGGGCAACACGGGTATGGCGTGCAATCGCTGCAGGTCTTCTCGCGGTGATCGTTTGGGCATTTTGGGCGCCTGCCACAACGGTCTTAAACACCGCAACTACGTCAACCACCAGCAGCAGTAACAGCGCAGCAGGTTGGCAACCGTGGACGCCCACCGCCGTCGAACAACACCTGGCCCAAGGCCAACTGGTCTTTGTAGACTTCACCGCCGCGTGGTGCGTAACCTGCCAAGTGAATAAGCTCACCACACTGGCCAGCACCGACGTGTTGCAAGCCTTTGAGGCCAATAACGTGGCCTTGCTACAAGCCGACTGGACCAAGCGCGACCCTGCTATTACGGCGGCGCTCAACGCCTTGGGCCGCAGCGGCGTGCCCACCTATGCGGTCTACCGCGCAGGCGCGGCGCCTGTGGTGCTCACCGAAATACCAAGCCCTGCCGAGGTAATTGCCGCCGTGAGCCGCTGA
- a CDS encoding AEC family transporter, whose product MLNVLLVTFPFFALVLAGFMATYKGWLALPAIPGMNGFVLYFALPCMLYRFGATTPIAQLFNPVVFGLYLSVALVMVALAIAITKRGGMGWNDASLGALVAAFPNTGFMGVPLLATILGAASAGPVIATILIDMVITSSLCVALSRLDGAGVAGAGRAAKQALKGVASNPMPWAILLGALASAYQIELPKPVDQTVQLLANAASPVALFTIGAVLARSQMTSAHPMPLSHYAPVAGLKLLVHPALILLGGVTARALGLELDGFTLTCLLLVASLPSASNVSLLAERFGADNGRIARIILVTTTVSFVSFSAMVSWRV is encoded by the coding sequence ATGCTCAACGTCTTACTTGTCACATTTCCGTTTTTTGCCTTGGTGCTGGCAGGCTTTATGGCCACTTACAAAGGGTGGCTGGCACTGCCCGCCATTCCCGGCATGAACGGTTTTGTGCTGTATTTCGCCTTGCCGTGCATGTTGTACCGTTTTGGTGCCACCACACCCATTGCGCAGCTGTTCAACCCCGTTGTGTTTGGCCTGTATTTAAGCGTGGCCTTGGTGATGGTGGCACTGGCCATTGCCATTACCAAGCGCGGCGGCATGGGCTGGAACGATGCCTCGCTGGGCGCCTTGGTAGCGGCGTTTCCCAACACGGGTTTCATGGGTGTGCCGTTGTTGGCGACTATTTTGGGGGCGGCCAGTGCGGGCCCGGTGATTGCCACCATTCTCATAGACATGGTGATCACCAGTTCGTTGTGCGTGGCCTTGTCACGGCTGGATGGTGCGGGCGTGGCAGGCGCAGGGCGTGCGGCCAAGCAAGCGCTAAAAGGCGTTGCCAGCAACCCTATGCCGTGGGCTATTTTGTTGGGTGCGCTGGCCAGTGCCTATCAAATTGAATTGCCCAAGCCCGTTGATCAAACCGTGCAATTGCTGGCCAATGCCGCATCGCCAGTGGCCTTGTTCACCATAGGTGCGGTATTGGCCCGCTCACAAATGACCAGCGCTCACCCCATGCCCTTGTCGCACTACGCACCAGTCGCTGGGTTAAAGCTGTTGGTGCACCCAGCGCTGATATTACTGGGTGGCGTTACAGCCCGCGCGCTGGGCCTGGAGTTGGATGGATTTACGCTGACTTGCTTGCTGCTGGTGGCCTCATTGCCCAGCGCCAGCAACGTGTCGTTACTGGCCGAGCGTTTTGGCGCAGACAATGGACGCATTGCCCGCATTATTTTGGTCACCACGACGGTGTCGTTTGTGAGCTTCTCCGCGATGGTGAGCTGGCGGGTTTAA
- a CDS encoding creatininase family protein, giving the protein MHSATSSNRAHIGHWADLKSPDFLELDRSRAIAVLPLGATEQHGPHLPLSVDSDLAQQVLAGALELARAQSFGASVLALPLQPVGFSPEHAKFAGTLSLRSTTLIQLWTELGEAVHASGVNKLVLFNAHGGQVGALDLVARDLRNRLGMLVVSVNWFGLPLGDEVHALFSAHEHRFGSHAGDIETSMMLAIKPGLVDMAAAQHFASTSELRAASTAVLGNGKSAKLAWQMQDINPAGAAGNAAAATAAKGQAVIDAAAASLCQLFGEIDGLAGSTLRG; this is encoded by the coding sequence ATGCACAGCGCCACATCTTCCAACCGCGCCCACATTGGTCACTGGGCCGACCTCAAGTCGCCAGACTTTTTAGAGCTTGACCGCAGCCGCGCCATTGCCGTGCTGCCCTTGGGTGCCACAGAGCAACACGGGCCGCACTTGCCACTAAGCGTTGACAGTGACTTGGCACAACAGGTATTGGCTGGTGCGCTTGAGCTTGCGCGTGCCCAGTCATTTGGCGCATCTGTACTGGCATTGCCATTGCAGCCGGTTGGCTTTAGCCCAGAGCACGCCAAGTTTGCTGGCACGCTGAGCTTGCGCAGCACCACGCTCATTCAACTGTGGACAGAGTTGGGCGAGGCTGTGCACGCCAGCGGTGTGAATAAGCTGGTGTTGTTCAATGCGCACGGTGGGCAAGTTGGTGCGCTAGACCTGGTCGCGCGCGACTTGCGCAACCGCCTAGGCATGTTGGTGGTGAGCGTGAACTGGTTTGGCCTGCCGCTGGGCGACGAGGTGCACGCCTTGTTCAGCGCACACGAACACCGCTTTGGCTCACACGCCGGGGACATTGAGACGTCCATGATGCTGGCCATCAAGCCCGGCCTGGTAGACATGGCCGCTGCGCAACATTTTGCGTCTACGTCAGAGCTCAGGGCGGCGAGTACAGCGGTGTTGGGTAATGGCAAAAGCGCCAAGTTGGCTTGGCAAATGCAAGACATCAACCCGGCCGGTGCAGCAGGTAATGCGGCCGCTGCCACTGCGGCAAAAGGGCAGGCTGTGATTGATGCCGCGGCGGCATCTTTGTGCCAGTTGTTTGGCGAGATTGATGGGTTGGCTGGCAGTACGCTGCGCGGGTAA
- a CDS encoding SAM-dependent methyltransferase, which yields MAKHTSGKKPTPTLQEQLPELRPGQSVDLLKALHILTRDGKLNQDSRRKLKQVYHLVQFIEPLIAARHKERGAVTLVDHGAGKSYLGFILYDLVLKALNGGQVIGIETRQELVERSAALAKQLGFEGMTFHALSVEQAMTSKALPDKVDVVTALHACDTATDDAISFGLQRQAQAMVVVPCCQAEMASVMRHNKALNLARTPLAELWRHPLHTREFGSQMTNVLRCLRLEASGYHVTVTELVGWEHSMKNELILAKRVGGAQAGAQEKIDRILAEMGLEEMAQRFAGASR from the coding sequence ATGGCCAAACACACCAGCGGCAAAAAGCCCACACCAACCCTTCAAGAGCAGCTGCCAGAGTTGCGCCCAGGCCAGTCTGTGGACTTGCTTAAAGCGCTGCACATACTCACGCGCGACGGCAAGCTCAACCAGGACAGCCGGCGCAAGCTCAAGCAGGTCTACCACTTGGTGCAGTTTATTGAGCCTTTGATTGCGGCGCGACACAAAGAGCGCGGCGCGGTGACCCTGGTAGACCACGGTGCTGGCAAGTCTTACCTCGGTTTTATTTTGTACGACCTTGTGCTCAAGGCACTCAATGGTGGCCAAGTCATTGGCATAGAGACGCGCCAGGAGCTGGTTGAGCGCTCGGCGGCTTTGGCCAAACAGTTGGGTTTTGAGGGCATGACTTTTCACGCCTTGAGCGTTGAGCAAGCCATGACCAGTAAGGCCTTGCCAGACAAAGTGGACGTGGTGACCGCCTTGCATGCCTGCGACACGGCAACAGACGACGCCATTAGTTTTGGTCTACAGCGCCAAGCCCAAGCCATGGTCGTTGTGCCGTGTTGCCAGGCCGAGATGGCCAGTGTGATGCGCCACAACAAAGCCCTCAACCTGGCGCGCACACCACTGGCTGAGCTGTGGCGACACCCGCTGCACACGCGCGAATTTGGCAGCCAAATGACCAACGTGCTGCGCTGTTTGCGCTTGGAGGCCAGTGGCTATCATGTGACGGTGACAGAGCTGGTGGGCTGGGAGCACTCTATGAAAAACGAGTTGATTTTGGCTAAGCGCGTCGGTGGGGCGCAGGCTGGGGCGCAAGAAAAGATAGATCGCATCTTGGCGGAGATGGGGCTGGAGGAGATGGCTCAGCGTTTTGCGGGTGCCAGCCGTTAA
- a CDS encoding ABC transporter permease codes for MAPASRKRYKRRWGSASTSVWRMPQLDASFWPVFFRNFLVWRKLAVPSLVGNIAEPLIWLVAFGYGMGALIGTIEVGSQTVPYLLFLASGSICMSAMNAASFEALYSAFSRMHVQKTWDGIMNAPISLDNIVLAEMLWASFKALFTATAIMGVMLALNISTSPKLIAAWPVLMLTGITFSCLALVFNALAKGYDFFTYYFTLFLTPMMFLSGVFFPLNQLPSWVADIANALPLANAVALVRPLFMDQWPDQAWWHLLVLLAYAVAAFWVALALTRKRFGM; via the coding sequence ATGGCCCCAGCCAGCCGCAAGCGCTACAAGCGCCGCTGGGGCAGCGCCTCAACAAGCGTTTGGCGTATGCCACAACTGGACGCCAGCTTTTGGCCTGTGTTCTTTCGCAACTTTTTGGTGTGGCGCAAGCTGGCTGTCCCCAGCCTGGTGGGCAACATTGCCGAGCCGCTGATCTGGTTGGTGGCGTTTGGCTACGGCATGGGCGCGCTGATTGGCACCATTGAGGTAGGCAGCCAAACCGTGCCGTATTTGCTGTTTTTGGCCAGCGGCAGCATTTGCATGAGCGCCATGAACGCCGCGTCGTTTGAGGCCTTGTACTCGGCCTTCTCGCGCATGCATGTGCAAAAGACATGGGACGGCATCATGAATGCACCCATCAGCCTGGACAACATTGTGCTGGCCGAAATGCTGTGGGCCTCGTTCAAAGCGCTGTTCACGGCCACCGCCATCATGGGCGTGATGCTGGCGCTCAACATCAGCACCAGCCCCAAGCTGATAGCCGCATGGCCTGTGCTCATGCTCACAGGCATAACGTTCAGCTGCCTGGCCCTGGTGTTTAACGCGCTGGCCAAAGGCTATGACTTTTTCACCTACTACTTCACGCTGTTTTTAACACCCATGATGTTTTTAAGCGGTGTGTTTTTTCCGCTCAACCAACTACCGTCCTGGGTGGCCGACATTGCCAACGCCTTGCCGCTGGCCAATGCGGTGGCACTGGTCAGGCCCTTGTTTATGGACCAGTGGCCAGACCAGGCATGGTGGCATTTGCTGGTATTGCTGGCCTATGCGGTCGCGGCGTTTTGGGTGGCGCTGGCGCTTACCCGCAAGCGCTTTGGCATGTAA
- a CDS encoding VOC family protein → MNNMNNQLDHIVIGAATLEQGVAWCEATLGVVAGPGGEHLHMGTHNRLLRISSEAFPAAYLEIIATAPHLAAPTVQPRWFDLDNAAVQRSLQTRGPQLLHWVAQTTDIAAACAATEALGVNLGQPQSVSRMTPRGLLQWSFSVSPTGQRPMQGALPHLIQWAKASPVTHMPGSELNLASVTIGGAPDVVNTLEQCAAALQLPGIQVASAGAANMPALRVQLNTPKGVVWLDAIDLS, encoded by the coding sequence ATGAACAACATGAACAACCAACTAGACCACATCGTGATTGGCGCAGCCACGCTTGAGCAAGGCGTGGCTTGGTGTGAGGCCACGCTGGGCGTGGTGGCAGGTCCGGGTGGCGAGCATTTGCACATGGGCACACACAACCGGCTGTTGCGTATTTCCAGCGAGGCTTTCCCAGCCGCCTACCTTGAAATCATTGCCACTGCACCACACTTGGCAGCGCCCACCGTGCAACCGCGCTGGTTTGACCTGGACAACGCCGCGGTACAGCGCAGCTTGCAAACCCGCGGCCCGCAGCTGCTGCACTGGGTGGCGCAAACCACAGACATTGCAGCAGCGTGCGCCGCCACCGAGGCGCTTGGTGTGAACCTGGGCCAGCCGCAGTCTGTGTCGCGCATGACGCCGCGCGGCTTGCTGCAGTGGTCTTTTAGCGTAAGCCCCACTGGCCAGCGTCCTATGCAAGGCGCCCTGCCCCACCTCATTCAGTGGGCCAAGGCATCGCCAGTAACCCACATGCCTGGGAGCGAACTGAACCTGGCCAGCGTGACCATAGGTGGCGCGCCTGATGTGGTCAACACGCTTGAGCAATGCGCGGCGGCCTTGCAATTGCCGGGCATTCAAGTAGCCAGCGCGGGGGCAGCCAACATGCCTGCACTTCGCGTGCAGCTCAACACCCCCAAGGGTGTGGTGTGGCTTGATGCAATTGACTTGTCTTGA
- a CDS encoding flavin reductase family protein, with amino-acid sequence MNTHFYKPEEGHGLPHDPFNAIVGPRPIGWVSTHNEQGQLNLAPYSFFTAFNYTPPIVGFTSIGAKDSLHNARATGEFVWNLVTKPLAKAMNETCAVVPLGQSEFELGGLTPAPSSVVKPPRVAQSPVNFECKVTQIVQLTTTNNEALETWLVLGQVVGVHIEHSLLVNGVYDTAAAQHVLRGGGPSDYFALGPDAKFLMPRPASAAAQQRKG; translated from the coding sequence ATGAACACACACTTTTACAAACCCGAAGAGGGCCACGGCCTACCCCACGACCCGTTTAACGCCATTGTTGGCCCGCGCCCCATTGGCTGGGTGTCTACCCACAATGAACAAGGCCAACTCAACCTGGCCCCATACAGTTTTTTTACGGCGTTTAACTACACGCCACCCATTGTGGGCTTTACCAGCATTGGCGCCAAAGACAGCTTGCACAACGCGCGCGCTACGGGCGAGTTTGTGTGGAACCTGGTCACCAAGCCCCTGGCCAAGGCCATGAATGAGACCTGCGCGGTTGTGCCACTGGGCCAAAGTGAGTTTGAGCTGGGTGGCTTGACGCCAGCGCCGTCCAGCGTCGTGAAGCCGCCACGCGTGGCCCAAAGTCCTGTGAACTTTGAATGCAAGGTCACGCAAATTGTGCAGCTCACCACCACAAACAACGAGGCCCTAGAGACGTGGCTGGTACTAGGCCAAGTGGTGGGTGTACACATTGAACACAGCTTGCTGGTTAACGGCGTGTACGACACGGCCGCTGCTCAACACGTGCTTCGCGGCGGCGGTCCATCCGACTACTTCGCGCTTGGCCCTGATGCCAAGTTTTTAATGCCCAGACCTGCGTCCGCAGCGGCGCAGCAACGCAAGGGTTAA
- a CDS encoding serine/threonine protein kinase translates to MDLTSSNTNATPQGYDQLTPDVMLDALASVGLHGDGRMLALSSYENRVVQFHVEDTSGLASAVVAKFYRPNRWSDAAILEEHSFAHELMTGEVPMVAPLTLNGATLNHFAGYAFSVSPSRGGRRPELDDFEVLEWIGRLLARLHNVGAAKPFAHRPAINPATYGTACKEWLLANNALPLEVQRLWCDTFDQAMATVHSKWATYNESQFEHAHIRLHGDCHPGNILWTPDDGPHFVDLDDARSGPAIQDLWMLLSGERNAQTVALSAVLDGYEQVRAFNRAELALIEPLRTLRMVHYSTWLAKRWDDPAFAANFPWFGSPDYWHGQVHQLQEQIEAMQEPALFV, encoded by the coding sequence ATGGACCTCACCAGCAGCAACACCAACGCAACGCCGCAAGGCTATGACCAACTCACGCCTGATGTGATGCTGGATGCCCTTGCCAGTGTGGGTCTGCACGGCGACGGGCGCATGCTGGCGCTAAGCTCCTATGAAAACCGCGTGGTGCAGTTTCATGTGGAAGACACGTCCGGGCTAGCCAGTGCGGTTGTGGCCAAGTTTTACCGCCCCAACCGCTGGAGTGATGCAGCCATTCTTGAAGAACACAGCTTTGCACATGAGCTGATGACAGGCGAAGTGCCCATGGTGGCACCCTTGACGCTGAATGGCGCCACACTCAACCACTTTGCAGGCTATGCGTTTTCGGTTAGCCCATCGCGCGGCGGGCGGCGTCCCGAGCTAGACGACTTTGAGGTGCTGGAGTGGATTGGCCGCTTGCTGGCGCGCCTGCACAACGTGGGCGCGGCCAAACCATTTGCGCATCGCCCTGCCATCAACCCCGCAACCTACGGCACAGCGTGCAAGGAATGGCTGCTGGCCAACAACGCGTTGCCCCTGGAGGTGCAACGCCTGTGGTGCGACACCTTTGACCAAGCCATGGCCACCGTGCACAGCAAGTGGGCCACTTACAACGAGTCGCAGTTTGAGCATGCCCACATCCGCCTGCACGGCGACTGCCACCCTGGCAATATTTTGTGGACACCAGATGACGGTCCGCACTTTGTAGACCTGGACGACGCGCGCAGCGGCCCCGCCATACAGGATTTATGGATGCTGTTGTCAGGCGAGCGCAACGCGCAAACCGTGGCTTTGTCTGCGGTACTGGACGGCTATGAGCAAGTACGCGCCTTTAACCGCGCGGAATTGGCGCTGATAGAGCCGCTGCGCACCTTGCGCATGGTGCACTACAGCACCTGGCTGGCCAAGCGCTGGGACGACCCTGCTTTTGCCGCCAACTTTCCGTGGTTTGGTAGTCCAGACTATTGGCACGGTCAAGTACACCAGCTGCAAGAGCAAATTGAAGCCATGCAAGAACCCGCACTTTTTGTATAA